The sequence TATTAACGGCATAAAAGAAGTGGCACAGGATCCGGTTTTCCATACGCCACTAATCCAAAAGACAGCACTTGAAATGGGAGATAGCCCTACGTCATTAATTTCTCCCCAGCCACTTGCTATCTGAGATCTGCTATAGCAGCCGCCTTACTCTCCTGAGTGATGGAGTTTCTCTTATTCGAAAGCTCCGATCACGGGGAGAGCCATTAGCTCAACTTTGCTTACACTAGTTCAAGTTATTGACTATTTTTTGTCAGATCTAAGCACCAGCTCGACTCGGCGATTCAAACGCTGCCCCGTGTCGTTAGCATTACTCGCGACTGGGCTGTATTCACCGTTGCCATGGGCTGTTAATTGGACGGATGGAATGTTAAACGCTTCATTCAGTTGTTTAATCACGGCAGCAGCACGGCGTTCTGACAGGCTTTGATTGTAACTCCGCTCGCCCTTATCATCGGTATGACCGACCACATAAAAACTCAGAGCAGGATTTTGCTTAAGATAAGTTGCTAGCACCTCTAATATTGGCTTGGACTCGGGCAGCATGCGCTCACTGTCGTAATCGAACAGCAAGCCCTCCAACGTCGCCTTACCTGTTTGCGAGATAGCATCGGTTAGCGCATCGAGATTAATCGCCACCCGATCATCCTTCAGTGCCGAGAGTTCCATTACTCTAACAGTAGTGTCAGTCGGTGTACCATTGGAATATCCCTGTGAATAGATATCGAAATATACATCGCCCTGCGGATGGCTGAGTTGAAACAGCTGGTACTCTTGCCCCTCATCATCTTGATCATCTTTAAATAAGCCCATGGCTTTTATCAGGCTGTCATCGTCACCACAGACGGTACCTTTACAATGGAATATTCGTTCTGCGGCCAGTTTTTGTGCCGCAGCGGCATAATTGCTGTTGATTTCAAATAGAGAATAGCTCTCTGGCATGCGATAACTGATTTGGGTGAGCTTGGCTGCTAGTGGCTTGGTTTGGTAATCGCTTCCGGCCATTCCCACAATCACAGGCACCTGCGTAAAATTGATTTGTTTGTAGTGAGCGATATAACTGCCGGGCATGCGACCCAGCAAAGGATGATCAGCCGATCCTTGTGCATCCTCACTCCGTTTGTCTTTAATCTCAATCTCCTTTGGCGCCTGTTGCAAAAAGCTGTTGTTTGCCTGAATCAGATCAAGCGGCTCTGGGATTACCTCAAGAATATCGACCTGTATGTAGGTGTACCTGCCCTCACGATTAACGGCATAGATGCTGCTGTAAACATCACCACTTGTACCTTTCATTTTTGCTGCCACGTAAGCACTGTGATAGTCGGCATTCACTTCTCTAAGTGGCTTTAGTTGACTCTGCATTGCTTGGCCATCTCCGCAGGATGCAGCCTTGCAATTAAATAAAACCTCAGCATTGAGCTTTTTCATCTGAGCCAAATAATTATTGATCACATGCTCAGGGCTATAACTTTCAGGTAGTTCAACGCTTTGCCGAGTTAACTGTCCAGAGACAGTCAAAAGAGTCAACTTATTGTCATTTACTGCGGTGATAATATCAAAGGGCGTAAAGTGGATGCGTTTTTCTTCAGGAGATTTAGCATCCGAGAAAGGAGTGAACAACTGTTCTGCATTGGCACCAAAGGCAGTGGTGGTTAATAGTACAGCACTCAATAATGTATTTTGTCCCATAAAAAATCCTTTTCAGTGGGGAGGTTTTACTTTAGCTTATTAATTAGGCGAAGGATCGTACAATAAAAAAATTGAAATGTCATACTCAGAGTTTGTTTAACTAGAGTAATGTTTTTCCCGAGTGATATATATGGATATATGAGAATGTACGTATGAATATGAATATACGAAATGGTATTCGTCTGGAGGGAGAAGGTTTTGACTTGTTACCAGAGTTGAGAAAAATTTATTTTACGAATGGATTGTGTTTACGAAAGGCACTATCAAACAATGAACAACAATATATTAATCGAGTTATTTTTGTCGACTGGACACAAAAAACATCTCCCGCATTGGTATTGCGACATGAAAAATCAACAGTTTATGTCGCTGTCGTCAATCATCACGATACTCAAATAGAAATTACATTGCTAAGAGCTGGATTTCATGGGCAAGTTGTCAGAAATAGTTCTTTAGTCTCACATTTATCAGCAATAGATTGCCAAAGCATTGAATGTTTCACTTAACACAGTGAAAATGCATCTCCAAAATATCTATCGCAAAAACAATCTAAAGGGACGAATTCAACTAATGTCGTCATACTAAATAATTACTTTTTTAGAGTTTATAGCTTAATTTATTTTTATCTTTCTGAGTGATTTAATCATCGTTACATTGTTTTAGTAATAACCATGGAATTCTTTTTATGATTCAAGGAGTGAAACTATGTTTAAGCGTAAAATTATTAAACCGCTTCGAAGACGAGTATTCGTTAATAACAACGGCACATGGGGCAAAGGCTATCAGGTGATGGCCTTATCCTTTTTTTGGCTAATCCACACAATAACTTCTTTAAACTAAGCACTGTAAAGATGTCATTTCGCTCATTTCCTTTTAGCATGAATCTTTTACTTTGTGTCTCGTTGCTCAGCGTCGCCTCTATTTCCATCGCTGAGGAAAAATCCGGCTATGACTTGCTATTGGAAATGGCCATTCCTAAGCCCCATGAGGTTGATCTGGCTCGTAAAGGCGTCGCAGAGGCCAGTATAGAAAAGGCTTGGGAACGCCCATGTCCATATGTTGCATTGGAAGCTGAAGATGGTTCTGCCGAAGGTTACCAGCTTTACTATCGTTGTCAGCGATGGAATAACTGTAAAGAGGTCGGAGGCTCCGCCAGTGTGTTTACCGAAGCTTTTTTCAGAAACCATAAGAAGAAGTTAGGTATCCCTTGGGAGTTGATGCGTGATGGTAGTGCCTTTGGCAAGGATGCATCCGATTTTGAAGATGCTAAGGGACACCTTTATCAGTATGCATTGAAATTTTCCGAGGATAATTGGCGCCTGTTTGAAGGACGAATTCCTTTAGAGGCCAGTGATTTAGCCGAACAAAAATTCTGGCAATGGTGCTCTATCCAGCCTCTGTCTATTTGGGAAAATGAGTAGCGTTATAGTAATCGATTGGTAAGGTGTATCTACAATCATAGATTTGAATCTTGTATTTTTTAATTCTTGCTTAAAATACATTTAGTTAATCTTTGGTATTTAGCCTTTTTATTGATTTAGTCGCTAAGTTAGTCTCGTTTTAGTGGGCGAATTCATTAAAACAATGACTGAGCGGAATTTGGGGCACTGTATTGAGTGGGGCTAAGTAGTTTTGGTCACCACTTTAGTCCCACTTTTTCATAGAAAATAGCAAACAATCTCAAATACAAAAGATTAATCCAATCAATTTATTGCTTTTTTAAAGCTTTAGTAATGAGTCGGAAGCATCATTCCACGTTCTGGATCTGCTCTCTCATTTGCTCGATAAGGACCTTAAGCTCCACTGCGGCTGAGGTGATTTCAGTGCTGATGGATTTAGAGGCGAGGGTATTCGATTCGCGGTTAAATTCCTGCATCATAAAATCGAGACGGCGACCTTCGCTACCGCCTTTTTTTAGGATGCGGCGAGCTTCGACGACGTGGGCTTCGAGCCTGTCCATTTCTTCGGCGACATCTTGTTTCTGAGCCAGTAGCACCATTTCTTGCTCGATACGGGCTGGGTCGAGTTCACCTTTGATTTCAGCAAGGCGGTTGGTGAGCTTTTCGCGTTGATACTGCATAACCGTTGGCATGTGCTCGCGTACCACAGCGATTTGCTCGCTCACGCCATCTAAACGGCTTAACAGCATGTCTTTGATGGCTTCGCCTTCACGACCGCGGGCTTCGATAAATTGATCTATGGCAGAATCGAAGGCTGTCATTAAGTCTGCACCGATTGCATCCATATCTTGTTCACCGCTTGCTAGCACGCCTGGCCAACGTAGGATGTCGGTCAGATTGACATCGCCTTGTCCCGCTTCTTGCTTGAGCCAAGTGGCAGCATCTAATAGCTGTTTTGCCAGTGCTTGATTTAATTGCAGTTCGTTATTGCTGTTGTCGGCAAGTTCATAGCGCAGATTCACTTCCACTTTACCACGGCTTAAGCGTTTGCGTAGGCGGTCGCGAAGTACGGGTTCAAAGCTGCGAAATTGCTCGGGTAAACGTAGATAGGTTTCGAGATAACGTTGATTGACTGAGCGAATTTCCCGGGAGGCAGTGCCCCATTGTGCTTTGTGCTCGATGCGAGCGTAGGCTGTCATGCTTTGGATCATGGGTTGTCCTAATGGTGTAATCGTCATAATGATTGGCGATTATAGAGTCAATGGCTGTAGGATTAAAGGCATACAGTAAATATACCCAAGCTACCTGAAGATACGAGTTTCAGAGCGCCTAGGGTGCTTCAATTCAAGGCGCAGCAATGACAGAATGTCGGCTACCTTTTGAATTGATGCAACACGGAAGTGAAGTGCCCTAGGCGTTCCGTCCCGGCGGCTGATGTTAACCACGGGGTAACGCACTTTATGCTGCGTTGGTTATTTTTAACTTAGTCCACTAGGTCCGCAAATAACCGCAATCGCCATGGATGGCGTGAATGCCATTTATGCAGGAGCAATAAATGGCCTTGCCTAAAGTGCGTTAAACTCCCGCTGAATTCTGCATCTTCAGGTTGTTTGGGTATAAGGACACGGATTAGGCGATTGAGTGTGATGAGTTTGCCAGAGAATCACCCTAAGCATGGCATCCTAAGGCACAAGCCCCTATAATATGCAGCCAAAATCGGTCAATGACTCAGAATACAGGAATCTCGCATGCGTCCAAGTAACAGAACGCCAGCACAAACTCGTCCCATCACTATCACTCGCCAGTTTACGGCCCATGCCGAAGGTTCTGTGTTAGTGGAATTTGGCGAAACGAAAGTGCTTTGTACCGCCAGTTTTACTGAAGGTGTGCCACGTTTCCTTAAAGGTCAGGGTCAAGGCTGGGTGACTGCGGAATACGGCATGTTGCCACGTTCGACCCATAGCCGTATGGACCGTGAAGCCGCTCGCGGTAAGCAATCTGGTCGTACACAAGAAATTCAACGTCTTATCGGTCGTGCGCTGCGCGCATGCGTGGATATGAAAGCCCTAGGCGAAAACACTATCGTTATCGATTGTGATGTGATCCAAGCTGATGGTGGCACGCGTACTGCGTCAATCACTGGCGCCTGTGTGGCCTTAGTGGATGCATTGAACTGGGCACGAGGTAAAGGGATCATTAAATCTAACCCTTTGAAATTCCTTATCGCTGCCGTTAGCGTAGGTATTTACAAGGGTGAAGCGATAAGCGATCTCGAATATATCGAAGACAGCGCCGCTGAAACTGATATGAATGTGGTGATGACAGAAACGGGTAAAATTATTGAAATCCAAGGTACAGCTGAAGGTGAGCCGTTTACTCACGAAGAGTTGATTGAGCTACTTGGATTGGCGAAGAACAGTATCCGTGAAATCGTCGATGTGCAAAAAGCCGCTTTAAACTAATGTGTACTGATAAAAAGCCCCGACATTGATAAAGTGCGGGGCTTTTTATTAGCTGTCGCTTTTTGTCTGTAACAAGAGGCTAGCGTGATCCAACCCTGTACCTAATAAAATTTTATAAAATATTTCCTAATAAAAACTAGTTACATACAAAGTCGTAAGGAGAGATTGTGAAAGCCTATCAACGTGAGTTTATTGAATTTGCCTTAGAGCGTCAGGTACTGCGATTCGGCGAGTTTACCCTTAAATCGGGCCGTATCAGTCCTTATTTCTTCAATGCAGGTTTGTTCAATACCGGCCGAGATTTAGCGCGTCTTGGCCGTTTTTATGCCGCTGCGTTAGTGGATTCTGGCATTGATTATGACTTGCTGTTTGGTCCCGCTTACAAAGGCATTCCGATTGCGACGACTACGGCGGTTGCCTTGTGTGAGCATCACGATATCGACATCCCTTACTGCTTTAATCGCAAAGAAAAGAAAGATCACGGCGAAGGTGGCAGCTTAGTCGGTAGCGAGCTAAAAGGCCGTGTGATGCTGGTGGACGATGTGATTACTGCGGGTACTGCGATTCGTGAGTCGATGGAAATCATCGAAGCCCATAAAGCGCAATTAGCCGGCGTGTTGATTGCCTTAGACAGGCAAGAGAAAGGCAAGGGCGAATTATCGGCCATCCAAGAGGTTGAGCGCGATTTTGGTTGCGGTATTGTGGCGATTATTAAACTCGCCGATCTGATCAGCTATCTGTCTGAAAAACCAGGGATGGAAGTGCAGCTTGCTGCCGTGAGCCAGTACCGCGAGCAATACGGGATTTAAGAGGAACCTAGGCTCGAGAGTCTAGGCTCTAGAATCTAGAACCTAGGCCCTCTATGTCTTATTGATGCAAAAACTCGGCGCGAGTCGCGGGGTTAGATTTAAAAATACCGCCCAGCGCTGTGGTAGTGGTCGAACTGGTGGAGTCCATTACGCCGCGGGACTTTACGCAGTAATGCACTGCATCCATTTTTACCGCAACATCTTTAGTTTCGAGCAAGGTTTGTAGCGCGACTAACACTTGTTGAGTTAAACGCTCTTGCACCTGTGGACGTTGGGCAAAAAAACGCACAATACGATTAATCTTTGATAAACCTATGATTTTTTTGCGTGGCAGATAAGCTATGGTGGCAGTGCCATCGATCGTCACTAAATGATGTTCGCAGGTGCTGGTGAGGCTAATATCTTGCACTCGCACCATTTCATCGAAGCCCATTTTATTGTCGATAACTGTGATCTTAGGGAAATTTTCATAGTCTAAGCCTGAGAATATTTCATCGACGTACATTTTAGCAATGCGGCGTGGCGTATCGGCAAGGCTATCGTCTGACAGATCCAATGACATTAATGTCAGTATCTCCTTCATATGATGTTCAATCTTGTCTTTACGTTCTTCACTGCTGTAAACGCTGGGGAGCATGGGGGTTTCAAGTCCACGTTCTAATAACGCGGCTTGTACTTTTACTGCTGCTTCACTTAATGCCATCTTATCCTCCACTACGTTGTAGCGGCTATCATTGAAAACCTATACTGGCATCGATCATCCAGCCTAGGATACAAATTGGGTTATTCTTGTGGGGCAAGAACAAGGGGGAGGAGGATAACGCGAATTGCAGATAATTCATACCGAAAATCATTCACCGCACCGATGAAAAAGCCGATAGTTCTAATCGCTATCGGCTTTAAATCAGATACTGTCAGTGGTATTTAGACTTGTTGTATCGATAAATTTTAGTAAATTCTAAAGTTTTAGGTTGGTACTTAGGAAGCTGAGCATTTGTTCATAGTATTTAGCCCTATGCTCATCGTTATAAAAACCGTGGCCTTCGTTATCCATCACCAGTTTTTGGTAAGGATACTTGTGAGCTTTTAAAGCTTTCTCGAGGGATTCGAGTTGCTCAATTGGCGCTCGCTCATCTTCACCACCATGTACCAATAGTATGTTTGCTTTGAGTTTATCGACGTTTTCAGAGGGAGACATTGCTTTGAGTACCGCTTTATCTTGACCTAACACTTCCTTAAGATAGCTTGTTCCTGCACTTCTGCGAGCGACGTCACCTTTATTAAACATCAACTCGAGATTGTATACTCCTGCCATACCTATGGCGCATTTAAACATATCCGGTGCAAGCACTGCACTTTGTAGGGCGCTGTAACCACCGAAGCTACCACCAGCGATACAGATGCGTTCTTTATCGGCAACACCTTGGTCAATGACATATTGAGTTGCATCTATAATGTCATGTTGGATGTCGGAACCCCATTTTTGGTAGCCAGCACGTTCAAATTGATCACCATAGCCACCAGATCCTCGAAAGTTGACCTGTAAAACTGCAATACCTTGGCTTGCCAAATATTGGTTTTGTGAATCAAACCCCCACCAATCACGGACACCATGTGGGCCACCGTGAGGATTGACTACTAGAGGCAGATTTTTAGCTTCTTTACCAAAGGGGAGTGTTAAATAACCATGGAGTGTTTTACCGTCGCGACTCGTAAAATTAATGGGTTTAACTTCAGCCATTTGCTCTGGGTCTAGCCATTTTTTAGCTGCAGCAAGGTATTCAAGTTTAAGCTTTTTGGTATCAAACACATAGTAATCGCCAGGGTTGCGATCATTAAATGCAAGCACAACTAGCTTTTCCGCATCACGGGTTTCACTGACAATCCGCACTTGATAGCCTGGTAGTACGCCTATGAGATCTTTTAGTAATTTTGCATGGGAATCTTCACTATCGACGAAGGCATAGCTAGGATAGCCATTTTCAAATTCAACGGCATAGAGCTGTTTATTGGTACCGTTAATCCAAAAGTTGCTGGGATCGACATTTTCATCCTGAATAATCTCTTTTTTATCACCTGTTTCGAGATTAATTTTGTATACGCCTAATGTTTCACCTTGTGTTCGTCCCGCGGCATAAATCGTATTTTTGTTATCGGCGAAGGAGATTGGGCTGAAATCAGTTAGACCAAGATTGAGTTTATCAGTGTTCACCCACTCGCCATTTTGACGGTAAAATACTTTTGTGATGTTTTTACCGTCTTCTCCTGCGACAAAACGGACTTCACCTTCATGGTCTGTCATAAAACGCGCTTGACCTATAGGCGAACCTAGAACACGTTTGCGAACTCCTGAGTATAAATCTACTCGATATACATCTTGTGATAATTCAATGTTAAGGGTGCTTTCGTTGTTCCATGGAATGGCGTTGACCAACATATAGCGCTCATCATCTGGCAGAGGATCGAGGATAAATGCTGTTGCATTAATTGCAGTATTTTTCTTAATGTTTGAACCTGTTTGTTGTTCGCCACTATTGAAACCGAACAGGTATGTGGGACGTGAGCCATCAGCATTAACAGCCATTAATTCGCCATAGTATTGTGGAGCCTCAATCCAACCCTTCAGATACTCTTTTGCCAGAACGACTCGTTCGCTATTTGCCCATTCGTAATCACCTACTTGGGCATTGCTCGGGAAGCGTATGGCATTAAGGAGTTTTTTAGTTTGTGCATCTAATACAAGGAGTACTTTTTTGCCATCAACACTGGTAATAGCACTTAAGTATTTGCCTGTTGGAGATATCTTTACGTTTGAGTATTCACTACCTTTACTAAACAACTGAGCCTGTGACAAGGCGTTAGGGTTTGCAGTATCTGAAGCAAATGTAGAGATTGGCAGCATTGGTAAGCAAAGCGCAGTCAAAGTTGCTAATTGGACGAGTTTCATTAGACATCCCTGTAATGTAATTGTGGTTGTTTTGTTTTTTAAATGTTTTTGAGGATAAAACAAAAGTGCTAGTCAGACAAGGAGGGAACGCTAAAAAATAAAGGACGGTATTACCGCCCTTTATACTGAAAAATCATTAGCTTTGGAGTAGTTGATGTTGAATAAAACGCCACTGTTCATCGAAGTGGGTGGTCGGTTTGAGTTTGAATTCACTTCGCACAAATTGCGCAATTCTACCTTCGGCAAAGGCCAACAGTAAATTGGCTAATATGGCTTCATCTAAGTTAAAGCCTCTACCTTCCCGAAGTGTCTTTTCCCGTAAAATTTGCTTTAACTGGGTTTCAATTTTTGCAAATAAACTACTAATACGACTTCGCAGACGTTCATTTTCACCTAACAGTGCATCACCATTGAGTACTCGAGAGATCCCTGGATTACGTTCAGCAAAAATCAGTAGCAGTTGTAGCATGAGCTGGCAGCGCTTCATGGTATCTTTCTCATCATCCATGATGATGTTGATGCGTGAGAGCAGTGACTCTTCGATAAACTCAATGAGCCCTTCAAACATTCGCGCTTTACTAGGGAAGTGACGATAAAGTGCGGCTTCCGAAACCCCCACTTCTGAGGCTAGTTTTGCCGTAGTGATCCTTTGCCCAGGACTGGTTTCTAGCATTTGTGCTAAGCATTGCAAGATATGCTCACGACGATTAATTTTTGGGCTTACAGCCATTGCAGTATCCTTCGCTCAATAACGACTGGTAGTTATTTCGTGCCTGAATGGCCAAATCCACCTTCACCACGGTCTGAGCTGTCGAACTCATCAACGAGTTTGAATTGTGCTTGCACCACAGGGACAAATACCAGTTGTGCGAGACGGTCGCCAATGTCTAAAGTGAATGGACTATTGCTTCTATTCCAACAAGATACCATCAATGGCCCTTGGTAGTCGGAATCGATAAGTCCAACTAAATTTCCAAGTACAATACCGTGTTTATGACCTAGACCTGAGCGCGGTAAAATCACAGCGGCTAATCCTGGGTCGGCCACATGGATGGCAATGCCAGTGGGGATAAGCTGGGTTTCACCGGGGGCTATCGTCATTGTGGTATCTATCATGGCACGAAGATCCATACCTGCACTACCTAGTGTGGCGTAAGCAGGTAAAGGAAATTCTGAGCCGATTCGAGAGTCGAGAATTTTTAATTCAATCGGTGTTTTCATGTATTTATTTTTTCTTTCACTATCAACGAAAGTAATTGCCGTGCTAGCGTGAGTTTGTCGGTCGCAGGCAAATCTTGACTGCCGAGCGGCCAGAATACACGCAGGGCATTGGTATCGGCATTGAAGCCTTGGCCAGTAACTGAAACGTCATTAGCGGCGATCATATCCAAGTTTTTACGTTTGAGTTTATCGCGGGCGTAGGTTTCAACATCATGGGTTTCGGCGGCAAATCCCACCACAAAAGGACGGTTGGGCAAGCTCGCAACCGTGGCTAAGATATCAGGATTCCTTTCTAGCGCAAGTTGCATTTTTTCTGCCGATTTTTTGATCTTACAAGTAGCAATATCGCTAATGCGGTAGTCTGCAACGGCGGCGCAGCCAATAAAAATATTTTTCTTATCAACATTATCCATAACAGCGTCGAGCATATTTTGCGCAGATTCAACATCGATGCGTGCTACGCCTTCAGGGGTACTTAGGTTCACTGGACCTGAGATTAAGGTGACGGCTGCGCCCATATCCGCTGCGGCTTTGGCGAGCGCAAAGCCCATTTTCCCAGAACTGTGATTGGAAATATATCTGACGGGATCTATCGCTTCACGGGTTGGCCCGGCGGTGATCAGCACCGACTGGCCTGCAAGAGGCTGTGCAGAGACTTCTTTTGTTGCAAAAAAATCACTGGCTAGCTCGGCAATTTCTAGCGGTTCGAGCATGCGTCCAGGCCCCACCTCACCACAGGCTTGACTACCGCTGGCTGGACCCCAAAGGGTATAACCACGGCTTTGCAGGCTTGTTAAATTCGCTTGAGTGGCGAGATTACGATACATCTGTTGATTCATCGCTGGACACAGAGCGATGGGGGCTTCGGTAGCTAGGCAGGTTGTGGTAATTAACTCATCTGCCATGCCTGCATTGATACGGGCGAGTAAGTTGGCCGTAGCGGGGGCGATAATCACTAAATCGGCCCAACGAGCAAGCTCTATATGGCCCATAGCAGCTTCTGCCGCAGGATCCAGTAGGCTAGATGCCACAGGATGTCCAGATAACGCTTGCAGCGTGAGAGGCGTGATAAATTCCATCGCACTTTGGCTCATTACGACGCGCACATCAAAACCACGCTCTTTTAAGCGTCGCACTAAATCGGCACTTTTATAGGCGGCAATGCCGCCGCCAATGCCCAGCAGGACGTTTTTATTTGTGAGACTCACAGACATCATCCGAGATTGAAATAATGCCTCCAACGATACCACAACGCGGTGAATTTTAGTGACTATCCCAGTTCAAAAAATCTCGTCCATACTCAGTAAAGTGAAAATATGTGAGGTAACAAGGAGGTCACATGGGCATCAAAGATTGGCCAGAGGGAGAGGGGCCTAGAGATAAACTACTACAAAAAGGAGCAGCCTATTTATCGGATGCAGAGTTACTGGCCGTATTGCTGCGTAATGGTTTAGCGGGTCTTAACGCTGTCGATCTAGCTAGATCGTTGATCAGTGAGTTTGGAGGATTAA is a genomic window of Shewanella putrefaciens containing:
- a CDS encoding OmpA family protein, which translates into the protein MGQNTLLSAVLLTTTAFGANAEQLFTPFSDAKSPEEKRIHFTPFDIITAVNDNKLTLLTVSGQLTRQSVELPESYSPEHVINNYLAQMKKLNAEVLFNCKAASCGDGQAMQSQLKPLREVNADYHSAYVAAKMKGTSGDVYSSIYAVNREGRYTYIQVDILEVIPEPLDLIQANNSFLQQAPKEIEIKDKRSEDAQGSADHPLLGRMPGSYIAHYKQINFTQVPVIVGMAGSDYQTKPLAAKLTQISYRMPESYSLFEINSNYAAAAQKLAAERIFHCKGTVCGDDDSLIKAMGLFKDDQDDEGQEYQLFQLSHPQGDVYFDIYSQGYSNGTPTDTTVRVMELSALKDDRVAINLDALTDAISQTGKATLEGLLFDYDSERMLPESKPILEVLATYLKQNPALSFYVVGHTDDKGERSYNQSLSERRAAAVIKQLNEAFNIPSVQLTAHGNGEYSPVASNANDTGQRLNRRVELVLRSDKK
- a CDS encoding YicC/YloC family endoribonuclease encodes the protein MIQSMTAYARIEHKAQWGTASREIRSVNQRYLETYLRLPEQFRSFEPVLRDRLRKRLSRGKVEVNLRYELADNSNNELQLNQALAKQLLDAATWLKQEAGQGDVNLTDILRWPGVLASGEQDMDAIGADLMTAFDSAIDQFIEARGREGEAIKDMLLSRLDGVSEQIAVVREHMPTVMQYQREKLTNRLAEIKGELDPARIEQEMVLLAQKQDVAEEMDRLEAHVVEARRILKKGGSEGRRLDFMMQEFNRESNTLASKSISTEITSAAVELKVLIEQMREQIQNVE
- the rph gene encoding ribonuclease PH; protein product: MRPSNRTPAQTRPITITRQFTAHAEGSVLVEFGETKVLCTASFTEGVPRFLKGQGQGWVTAEYGMLPRSTHSRMDREAARGKQSGRTQEIQRLIGRALRACVDMKALGENTIVIDCDVIQADGGTRTASITGACVALVDALNWARGKGIIKSNPLKFLIAAVSVGIYKGEAISDLEYIEDSAAETDMNVVMTETGKIIEIQGTAEGEPFTHEELIELLGLAKNSIREIVDVQKAALN
- the pyrE gene encoding orotate phosphoribosyltransferase, with translation MKAYQREFIEFALERQVLRFGEFTLKSGRISPYFFNAGLFNTGRDLARLGRFYAAALVDSGIDYDLLFGPAYKGIPIATTTAVALCEHHDIDIPYCFNRKEKKDHGEGGSLVGSELKGRVMLVDDVITAGTAIRESMEIIEAHKAQLAGVLIALDRQEKGKGELSAIQEVERDFGCGIVAIIKLADLISYLSEKPGMEVQLAAVSQYREQYGI
- the folE gene encoding GTP cyclohydrolase I FolE, which gives rise to MALSEAAVKVQAALLERGLETPMLPSVYSSEERKDKIEHHMKEILTLMSLDLSDDSLADTPRRIAKMYVDEIFSGLDYENFPKITVIDNKMGFDEMVRVQDISLTSTCEHHLVTIDGTATIAYLPRKKIIGLSKINRIVRFFAQRPQVQERLTQQVLVALQTLLETKDVAVKMDAVHYCVKSRGVMDSTSSTTTTALGGIFKSNPATRAEFLHQ
- a CDS encoding alpha/beta hydrolase family protein is translated as MKLVQLATLTALCLPMLPISTFASDTANPNALSQAQLFSKGSEYSNVKISPTGKYLSAITSVDGKKVLLVLDAQTKKLLNAIRFPSNAQVGDYEWANSERVVLAKEYLKGWIEAPQYYGELMAVNADGSRPTYLFGFNSGEQQTGSNIKKNTAINATAFILDPLPDDERYMLVNAIPWNNESTLNIELSQDVYRVDLYSGVRKRVLGSPIGQARFMTDHEGEVRFVAGEDGKNITKVFYRQNGEWVNTDKLNLGLTDFSPISFADNKNTIYAAGRTQGETLGVYKINLETGDKKEIIQDENVDPSNFWINGTNKQLYAVEFENGYPSYAFVDSEDSHAKLLKDLIGVLPGYQVRIVSETRDAEKLVVLAFNDRNPGDYYVFDTKKLKLEYLAAAKKWLDPEQMAEVKPINFTSRDGKTLHGYLTLPFGKEAKNLPLVVNPHGGPHGVRDWWGFDSQNQYLASQGIAVLQVNFRGSGGYGDQFERAGYQKWGSDIQHDIIDATQYVIDQGVADKERICIAGGSFGGYSALQSAVLAPDMFKCAIGMAGVYNLELMFNKGDVARRSAGTSYLKEVLGQDKAVLKAMSPSENVDKLKANILLVHGGEDERAPIEQLESLEKALKAHKYPYQKLVMDNEGHGFYNDEHRAKYYEQMLSFLSTNLKL
- the slmA gene encoding nucleoid occlusion factor SlmA codes for the protein MAVSPKINRREHILQCLAQMLETSPGQRITTAKLASEVGVSEAALYRHFPSKARMFEGLIEFIEESLLSRINIIMDDEKDTMKRCQLMLQLLLIFAERNPGISRVLNGDALLGENERLRSRISSLFAKIETQLKQILREKTLREGRGFNLDEAILANLLLAFAEGRIAQFVRSEFKLKPTTHFDEQWRFIQHQLLQS
- the dut gene encoding dUTP diphosphatase yields the protein MKTPIELKILDSRIGSEFPLPAYATLGSAGMDLRAMIDTTMTIAPGETQLIPTGIAIHVADPGLAAVILPRSGLGHKHGIVLGNLVGLIDSDYQGPLMVSCWNRSNSPFTLDIGDRLAQLVFVPVVQAQFKLVDEFDSSDRGEGGFGHSGTK
- the coaBC gene encoding bifunctional phosphopantothenoylcysteine decarboxylase/phosphopantothenate--cysteine ligase CoaBC is translated as MMSVSLTNKNVLLGIGGGIAAYKSADLVRRLKERGFDVRVVMSQSAMEFITPLTLQALSGHPVASSLLDPAAEAAMGHIELARWADLVIIAPATANLLARINAGMADELITTTCLATEAPIALCPAMNQQMYRNLATQANLTSLQSRGYTLWGPASGSQACGEVGPGRMLEPLEIAELASDFFATKEVSAQPLAGQSVLITAGPTREAIDPVRYISNHSSGKMGFALAKAAADMGAAVTLISGPVNLSTPEGVARIDVESAQNMLDAVMDNVDKKNIFIGCAAVADYRISDIATCKIKKSAEKMQLALERNPDILATVASLPNRPFVVGFAAETHDVETYARDKLKRKNLDMIAANDVSVTGQGFNADTNALRVFWPLGSQDLPATDKLTLARQLLSLIVKEKINT